From the Maioricimonas rarisocia genome, one window contains:
- a CDS encoding HEAT repeat domain-containing protein, translating to MMQRHASWLLLITACLCLRTGLVQAQPPADDAADGTAQSPLASEPTNAQERVNAAMLMLRLARPDLARGYLQQILDNEPDDAQLLELRNEFGTATFLRLSRSDDLQPAAQELLNRINAAATRQLNDPAYVNGLIARLPVSPEEREKAIVELRFLRAYAVPPLLQRLTDPAAKIAPDLVVYTLTRLGTDAIPPLVGALQAGDDTIRAAAIEALGWIGDEQAVPYLWAQAANPNNGAGVQSSAYDALARILYGDAEKRNRLSPNGVTDRLLAEGMKLFAFEHEWPVNEAGQVVLWSWSDTDQTVVENLVSPASASLYRAEQFARDAAEIAAERAEPQVLLLATLLARDALVAGPNEPIAEGPGTAHNLALVAGPALCADVLALTLDTESYPAAAAVLRVLSQNGSRHLLASAEGRPSLLAAALDAPDPNVQFAAATAIMQLDPQEPFRGSRRVVEIFARNLNATPRKRTVVIDPNADRATTLASYLRDLGFEAGIARTGAEGFQLAAHRGDVELAVVHMNAIRWELSQTVANLKADARTAHVPVMIYGPAGLEGRTRWLASRNPGVTFLPEVNDSREVSRYLRPFLAQLPTQPLTPPQRDRRIRESAYWLRHIALGHRTRVFDLAPAEEALIDAAANPEVAGDAVIALAAIPRPSVQKYLADIALAPGAELPVRETAANQLAFHVQRYGVLLQQSRLQSLEAAWKSETEPALKTALAAVIGSTHPDSDAVRQQLLSFPPSPQPVP from the coding sequence ATGATGCAGCGTCACGCGTCCTGGCTGTTGTTGATCACGGCCTGTCTGTGCCTGAGGACCGGTCTGGTCCAGGCCCAGCCTCCCGCCGATGATGCCGCCGACGGGACGGCCCAGTCCCCGCTGGCGTCCGAGCCGACCAACGCCCAGGAGCGCGTCAACGCCGCGATGCTGATGCTCCGACTGGCGCGGCCCGACCTGGCTCGTGGCTATCTGCAGCAAATCCTCGACAACGAGCCGGACGACGCGCAGCTGCTCGAGCTTCGCAACGAGTTCGGCACCGCGACGTTTCTGCGACTGTCCCGCTCGGATGACCTGCAGCCGGCAGCTCAGGAACTGCTCAACCGGATCAATGCTGCTGCAACACGACAGCTGAACGACCCTGCCTACGTGAACGGACTGATCGCGCGGCTTCCCGTCTCGCCCGAAGAACGGGAGAAGGCAATCGTCGAGCTGCGTTTTCTGCGTGCTTACGCCGTCCCGCCGCTCCTGCAACGCCTGACGGACCCCGCCGCCAAGATCGCTCCGGATCTCGTCGTCTACACACTCACGCGACTGGGCACGGACGCGATTCCGCCGCTCGTCGGAGCCCTGCAGGCGGGCGACGATACGATCCGGGCCGCTGCCATCGAGGCGCTCGGCTGGATTGGTGACGAGCAGGCGGTCCCTTACCTCTGGGCACAGGCAGCCAATCCGAACAACGGGGCAGGCGTGCAGTCGTCGGCGTACGATGCGCTCGCGCGGATTCTTTATGGCGATGCCGAGAAACGAAATCGCCTGAGTCCGAATGGCGTGACCGATCGGCTGCTGGCGGAGGGGATGAAGCTGTTCGCCTTCGAACACGAATGGCCGGTCAATGAAGCCGGACAGGTCGTCCTCTGGTCCTGGAGTGATACCGACCAGACGGTCGTCGAGAACCTCGTCAGTCCGGCGAGTGCTTCGCTGTACCGTGCCGAGCAGTTCGCTCGTGATGCTGCCGAGATCGCCGCCGAACGTGCGGAGCCCCAGGTTCTGCTGCTCGCCACCCTGCTGGCCCGCGATGCCCTTGTTGCCGGTCCCAACGAGCCGATCGCCGAGGGGCCCGGCACGGCGCACAATCTCGCCCTCGTTGCCGGCCCCGCGCTGTGTGCCGATGTGCTGGCACTGACGCTGGACACCGAGAGCTACCCGGCCGCGGCGGCCGTGCTGCGGGTTCTCAGCCAGAACGGCAGCCGGCATCTGCTCGCCAGTGCCGAGGGACGTCCCTCACTGCTTGCAGCCGCACTCGACGCGCCGGATCCGAACGTTCAGTTTGCCGCAGCGACCGCGATCATGCAGCTCGATCCGCAGGAGCCGTTCCGTGGTTCCCGGCGTGTCGTCGAGATCTTTGCCCGCAACCTGAACGCGACGCCCCGCAAGCGAACCGTTGTGATCGATCCCAACGCCGATCGTGCCACGACGCTGGCTTCATACTTGCGGGATCTCGGGTTCGAAGCCGGGATCGCCCGCACGGGCGCTGAAGGGTTCCAGCTCGCCGCGCATCGGGGGGACGTGGAGCTCGCCGTCGTCCACATGAATGCGATCCGCTGGGAACTGAGCCAGACGGTCGCGAACCTCAAGGCGGACGCACGGACCGCCCACGTGCCGGTGATGATCTACGGACCCGCGGGGCTCGAAGGCCGTACCCGCTGGCTGGCCAGTCGCAATCCGGGTGTCACGTTCCTTCCGGAAGTTAACGATTCCCGAGAAGTCAGCCGGTATCTGCGACCGTTTCTTGCGCAACTCCCGACGCAGCCGCTCACGCCGCCGCAACGGGACCGTCGGATCCGCGAGTCGGCCTACTGGCTGCGGCACATCGCTCTCGGTCACCGGACCCGCGTCTTTGATCTGGCCCCTGCAGAAGAGGCGTTGATCGACGCGGCCGCCAATCCGGAGGTCGCCGGCGACGCCGTCATTGCCCTGGCCGCGATTCCGCGTCCCTCGGTGCAGAAGTACCTGGCCGACATCGCGCTGGCTCCCGGAGCCGAACTGCCCGTCCGCGAGACGGCCGCCAATCAGCTGGCTTTCCACGTGCAGCGCTACGGCGTCCTCCTGCAGCAGAGCCGTCTGCAGTCACTGGAAGCCGCCTGGAAGTCGGAGACCGAGCCCGCCCTCAAGACGGCACTCGCAGCCGTCATCGGTTCGACGCATCCGGACAGCGACGCCGTCCGCCAGCAGCTTCTCAGCTTCCCGCCGAGTCCTCAGCCCGTTCCCTGA